Proteins encoded together in one Triticum dicoccoides isolate Atlit2015 ecotype Zavitan chromosome 7B, WEW_v2.0, whole genome shotgun sequence window:
- the LOC119341819 gene encoding E3 ubiquitin-protein ligase ATL31-like: protein MPTPTPKPRRHALLLAALVLAAGAVAQADDEDAWDRKGDGGRGVVYGARKPPSFSAPMVVLLVALIATFFFIGFFSIYIRQCGRGNSPTIPAAAFLVLSRQQEQQQQQQARPRGLDPEVVASFPAMTYAEARALRDKDAGGKGDDDTTVLECAVCLSEFEDGDQLRLLPKCSHAFHPDCIGEWLAGHVTCPVCRCSLAPEEPAPAAAEADGAGGEEQRAPEVAIDMNRDGDGEAQEERMREAAELERIGSLRRAVRSRSGRPFSRAHSTGHSLSARFDGDLERFTLRLPEHVRRDMVAAGEESLRRTVARDAGARSARIGRSDRWPSFIARTFSSRVPFWAASRRAPDAEAVGAPAPTTPTAPPLPRTVREKTSDGSVGSANNKGSVRFDCLGGRVDGDSEEEPEEEKAIVRRV, encoded by the coding sequence atgccgacgccgacgccgaagccTCGCCGCCATGCGCTGCTGCTCGCGGCGCTCGTCCTCGCGGCCGGCGCGGTCGCGCAGGCGGACGACGAGGACGCGTGGGACAGGAAGGGCGACGGCGGGAGAGGGGTCGTGTACGGCGCGAGGAAGCCGCCCAGCTTCAGCGCGCCCATGGTGGTGCTCCTCGTCGCGCTCATCGccaccttcttcttcatcggcttctTCTCCATCTACATCCGCCAGTGCGGCCGCGGCAACTCCCCCACCATCCCGGCCGCCGCGTTCCTCGTGTTGTCGCGCcagcaggagcagcagcagcagcagcaggctcGGCCGCGCGGGCTCGACCCGGAGGTGGTCGCCTCGTTCCCCGCCATGACCTACGCCGAGGCGAGGGCGCTCCGGGACAAGGACGCAGGAGGCAAGGGCGACGACGACACGACCGTGCTCGAGTGCGCCGTCTGCCTCAGCGAGTTTGAGGACGGGGACCAGCTCCGCCTCCTCCCCAAGTGCAGCCACGCGTTCCACCCGGACTGCATCGGGGAGTGGCTCGCCGGCCACGTCACCTGCCCCGTCTGCCGCTGCAGCCTCGCCCCCGAGGAGCCGGCCCCGGCCGCGGCCGAAGCGGACGGCGCTGGCGGGGAGGAGCagcgggcgccggaggtggccatcGACATGAACCGCGATGGCGATGGCGAGGCGCAGGAGGAGAGGATGAGAGAGGCGGCGGAGCTGGAGCGGATCGGGAGCCTGCGCCGCGCCGTGCGGTCGCGGTCGGGGCGGCCGTTCTCGCGCGCGCACTCGACGGGCCACTCCCTCTCTGCGCGGTTCGACGGCGACCTGGAGCGGTTCACGCTGCGCCTCCCGGAGCACGTGCGCAGGGACATGGTAGCCGCGGGCGAGGAGAGCCTGCGCCGCACGGTGGCGCGGGACGCCGGCGCACGGAGCGCGCGGATCGGCCGGTCCGACCGCTGGCCGTCGTTCATCGCCAGGACATTCTCCTCTAGGGTGCCGTTCTGGGCGGCCTCGAGGAGGGCGCCGGACGCGGAGGCGGTGGGAGCGCCCGCCCCTACGACTCCGACGGCGCCGCCGCTGCCAAGAACCGTTCGTGAGAAGACGTCGGACGGGTCCGTGGGCTCGGCCAACAACAAGGGGAGCGTGCGGTTCGACTGCCTCGGCGGCAGGGTCGACGGCGACAGCgaggaggagccggaggaggagaaggCGATCGTCCGGCGAGTCTGA